The following proteins are co-located in the Osmia lignaria lignaria isolate PbOS001 chromosome 12, iyOsmLign1, whole genome shotgun sequence genome:
- the unc79 gene encoding UNC-79 domain-containing protein has translation MGTRFASYSLKLTSLHDYYQRLLHGSQPVPSGLDMANTVKSCSQMLLSLLKEVREPPFEMIKSQKFDAERMALYPNLDYKQLYNALTQLIDVVPSIHNGLQAFGQALLQCLACILPFLDHDLIDNVPYLTASSISVLPMDLHQDIVNYLCFYILPFTIARKTEDGNENAASQSIAAVIMMIFQYSNNAAHHCQLLECLMALKPGVVKDILCVVAYGTAPARASAAKLLFYYWPSFNPNLFDRRAVLMKFANDLTPFVCQRDTCPNAGNAEAGKVCYDHRISITFATDTPPPLYLCIECANEIHREHPNQMFYDILHPMQQVSMICENKNCRATDKSAISVCFSTECASYNGNHPIRYCQQCHNIRHNNRRGGDHVYHMALPHISQLDSQTQTYMVQSIVSLLKEAEPLSMDSNRENSEISTNKGSAGFPGGGSSGAGGGGTSGGGAGGQCDPTTLEERQLLGRYGVWLLVGLCTPNQDTSIEILGRLLSMLFHWFHVTAYSFDGTEKSLMHLIFSVGQAESPLEKLKTEYVCGWLAEVMKTHYEVFISCLLPHPADYVRVGGHWETLASRTSHLKDGLNRLFCLVPYEVITPDVWDYVMPHWMEAMVNDVPEYELHELKMILRKILDRDMSPLGFDAKKMYNFVAKRFVNTCAKVQEQALNWLQTLTMLEISIPLCQLFSMFSDGVAVMGAMNLSESEQKPSKGTKKKDDDGNAICSVVENESGKSTPLSDDAVPTPRHMEFTTNAELNLSCCILMLDILLKQMELQNVDKHTGINTWVCRDACRLMKSIVASNWNNCHVCNTDTECTYCEARVIWHQLCLQLVTYMAPENPAYPPDKIVDENADDHGRKSPEGSRKGDSKSDVVISMPVPEMHSVGGVLAHMPQFFEQIMTATVETVSEQLDLTAIIPTEKVMSAVARAVTLSDTDVATATVSVAKARLIGENDQPLNLSPENEADDFWHTSVGKFRFNIEDLPEQLQYIHKLLKEIMTIEKPDILYYMLQCLNVMCLYGDAFNIAVKDHQGFFIWCQENLLIKNLWDLLNAEHSHIAQVTVPLLLHCVTLLCGTDTFWRLIQEEFHNSDWRVRFVAVERVTLMARFMDSTPLRNVMSLQAALANAFCYLVASMDDGNVYVAQRATLYLGTIHDTAIRSLILCLETQFDSVIVDRPMVLQSLYQLHNSLSDRHILTWEFFLNRFDALFLEAQINLERSGDIPYLRDLRNTDLNSEIFMKKLHRAQEALSQSDGSGTNSIKTLSASFGTKWPYKRTMSAPASMIPRQDTKQEKEKVYSRQYSAPILKRKSSRFGLGQLLGSTPPNNSIPDGHVHSLNMVDETSALPGYTHKIVDLEEADKETMHLLVFLLMQFLSRQDQAFPTDEKPLSKTQGIVLRHLYLLLGYNQTERTFHTSPQRLRVSPVFNVFIANLPQLLDQNHVMGWVMTPPVLAILQHCPCPPQGMPPSDHQAPTYSLWYLEPQNRRSWLMSLLVILYKCQYGQQPWCNQLQVLIKIVLNTLDTQHHQCKRIPATVVMGAPPSRSRDVSQPSLGVDHELVTTGDVNTESTPMRTSMISVHQRSPGPIHSQMETHWEESTPSCRYTNKHSSYSINADDTESELAAIPESPKSDSTLHGSSGGSLGELEETPAIVTRSVSLHGPRSTVTTTDIVARVDWNNQQVAKKPDMVGRPTWFLGSEDDAHQGVKPGPQKKWSVHEGVKMMVTSTLLSGQADLQKYTAITRAVSEKMDKTVAEKGILERTIPEKAAQEKNVTVQIAFNGDTAASKPFGLCSALATTLPHQIQRYGEHKEKAPAAGSSNSDSPTSKQLGRQKRIEQSVTMASPVSPGQVVTVTSSDQSSSPAVSSISSQITSTENGQHPGWTDPPHPLIAPTVERLLPIGTAIRSTGPRPTQRILRCEDTYGSPESPLSKMDVLTVSSSFDQDSETCVSSEITSPRSISQLEFPMPERLLPVGPHRDFSGLVEHVRQALGVQEIEDSNKFGNGNGIKTDGQAPVKQDSTTSENLSASLVPTSNEVHSSRSASPRRLIKQVALESPPPVIESSDYPSRIFDLDRRSKIKDHVRIQRDKPRKDSIVGLDGPIARRTESWSGPQLQPHFDVASQQACHADFSLKQSLFRIGDDCIYERCSECGTIKEEYSDEELGLCIINLGTFIHREPSLAAPLLPEILRVVTKVALNAMYPWQSETNMHLPGGAISVAHQFLRCVLHQLAPNGVFMQMFQTHLNESTRMQFFKSVTQALVDFNELNPIAPLQLLLETLNTKKSLPVERLPIILYNIACYLDCLPLEAGLGPGATTWSGLLTQFDGLFRRLVLMLSSIEDTTPLLRIMISLLKVPGIQQSKGMLDPFAKVLSYAIQNFTIKYSYLTDLCYLCHRGFTRDRDKHFFGRTIVFELIQAIKFKTTIPDSNFLLLLHFVLQDIGGSLPNTIALENIQTDVSPIYNTNASESLKNQLSDVLDFLADFHTLSKVKSYSKGMQAGLNEDTLGGLLKCGLAQYVALEITRGNNRENRAVARYLPWLYSAPSMTQQGAREYVDCIGHIRLLSWLLLGSLTHTAMFASSNNTHSHGPSIPTAQPIPQEVSCHVADHVQFIFSGFPEQSKASVLHMSSLFHAFILCQLWTMYLEELSKNNPSNSEGHNVTMNILLEFWGKITPCILQLVGYSKVLAEMVNLHFLSLLEALLECGSILLSKLLPLWSPILYSHHAQLPGHLQMRLQNCRDFPPNKMSENFVSSRRESNAMLLRWLHRLQFKMGQIEMQSSTATQFYSI, from the exons ATGGGGACCAGATTCGCGTCAT ATTCTTTGAAGCTGACTAGCCTACACGATTATTATCAGAGGCTTCTTCATGGCAGTCAGCCTGTACCTTCTGGCCTCGATATGGCGAATACAGTGAAATCTTGCTCTCAAATGTTGTTAT CTTTGCTGAAGGAAGTCCGCGAACCACCATTCGAGATGATCAAATCGCAAAAGTTCGACGCTGAACGCATGGCTCTTTATCCGAATTTGGATTATAAACAACTTTACAATGCCCTCACTCAGCTGATCGATGTTGTTCCTTCCATTCACAATGGTTTACAAG CGTTTGGCCAAGCTCTGCTGCAGTGTCTAGCATGTATACTGCCTTTCCTGGATCACGATCTGATCGACAACGTACCATATTTGACAGCCAGCTCGATCTCCGTGCTCCCGATGGATCTCCACCAAGACATCGTCAATTATCTTTGCTTCTACATTCTACCATTCACCATTG CGAGAAAGACCGAAGATGGGAATGAGAATGCAGCAAGTCAATCGATAGCTGCTGTCATTATGATGATCTTTCAATATTCCAACAACGCAG CACACCATTGCCAACTGTTGGAGTGCTTGATGGCGCTGAAACCAGGCGTGGTGAAAGACATTCTCTGCGTGGTTGCATACGGAACGGCGCCAGCCAGAGCATCCGCGGCTAAACTACTCTTTTACTACTGGCCATCGTTCAACCCGAATCTATTCGATCGAAGAGCAGTCTTAATGAAGTTCGCGA ACGACCTGACACCCTTCGTCTGCCAAAGAGACACGTGCCCCAACGCGGGCAACGCGGAAGCCGGTAAAGTTTGCTACGACCATCGAATATCCATCACCTTTGCAACAGACACACCCCCGCCCTTGTACCTTTGCATCGAATGCGCCAATGAGATACACAGGGAACATCCGAATCagatgttctacgacattttgcATCCTATGCAACAGGTGTCCATGATATGCGAAAACAAA AACTGCAGAGCCACGGACAAATCAGCGATCAGTGTATGCTTCTCTACGGAATGTGCCAGTTATAATGGAAACCACCCTATTCGCTATTGCCAACAATGTCACAATATCCGGCACAATAATCGACGAGGTGGCGACCATGTATACCACATGGCTTTACCTCATATCTCTCAGCTCGATTCTCAAACTCAAACTTACATGGTCCAATCCATCGTCAG CCTGCTTAAGGAAGCTGAACCGCTAAGTATGGATAGTAATCGAGAGAACTCGGAAATAAGTACTAATAAGGGCAGCGCAGGATTCCCAGGAGGCGGAAGCAGCGGAGCTGGCGGTGGTGGTACATCCGGTGGCGGTGCTGGAGGGCAATGCGATCCAACCACCCTAGAAGAGAGACAACTTCTTGGAAGATACGGTGTCTGGCTGCTGGTTGGGCTTTGCACCCCTAATCAAGACACCTCGATCGAAATTCTCGGACGTTTATTATCAATGCTATTTCATTGGTTTCATGTTACTGCCTACTCTTTCGATGGTACTGAAAAAAGCCTTATGCATCTTATCTTTTCTGTTG GTCAAGCGGAGAGTCCACTTGAGAAGCTGAAAACCGAATACGTTTGCGGATGGTTAGCCGAGGTGATGAAGACACACTATGAAGTTTTTATTTCCTGTCTTCTACCACATCCGGCCGACTACGTTCGAGTGGGTGGACACTG GGAAACATTGGCTTCAAGAACGTCGCACCTGAAAGACGGTCTGAATCGTCTCTTCTGTTTGGTGCCCTACGAAGTAATTACACCGGATGTCTGGGATTATGTGATGCCTCATTGGATGGAGGCCATGGTGAATGACGTTCCGGAATACGAGCTTCACGAATTGAAAATGATTCTACG aaaaatccTAGACAGAGACATGAGCCCCTTAGGCTTCGACGCGAAGAAGATGTACAATTTTGTGGCGAAACGTTTCGTCAACACCTGTGCGAAGGTTCAAGAGCAAGCACTGAATTGGCTGCAAACTCTGACTATGTTAGAAATCAGTATTCCTCTCTGTCAGTTGTTCTCAATGTTCAGCGATGGCGTGGCTGTCATGGGGGCCATGAACTTATCCGAGTCCGAACAGAAGCCCAGCAAGGGAACCAAGAAAAAAGACGACGACGGAAACGCCATAT GTTCGGTTGTGGAGAACGAATCGGGAAAATCAACACCCTTGTCTGATGATGCTGTACCCACCCCGAGACACATGGAATTCACCACTAACGCAGAATTGAATTTATCTTGCTGTATTCTTATGCTCGATATACTCTTGAAACAG atgGAGCTGCAAAATGTGGACAAGCACACAGGTATCAACACTTGGGTATGCAGAGACGCGTGTCGATTAATGAAGTCTATCGTCGCATCGAATTGGAACAATTGCCATGTGTGCAACACGGACACCGAGTGCACTTACTGCGAAGCCAGAGTGATCTGGCACCAATTGTGCCTGCAATTAGTCACTTACATGGCACCGGAAAATCCAGCATACCCACCTGAT AAGATCGTAGATGAAAATGCGGACGATCACGGTCGAAAGAGTCCCGAGGGCTCTAGAAAAGGTGATTCGAAATCGGACGTGGTGATCAGTATGCCGGTACCGGAAATGCACTCGGTCGGTGGTGTTCTAGCTCACATGCCTCAG TTCTTCGAACAGATCATGACAGCCACAGTAGAGACAGTTTCGGAGCAGCTGGACCTGACAGCCATCATACCAACGGAGAAGGTCATGTCGGCGGTCGCGAGAGCTGTCACCTTGTCTGATACTGACGTAG CAACGGCAACTGTGAGCGTGGCAAAGGCAAGACTAATAGGAGAAAACGATCAACCTCTGAATTTGAGCCCAGAAAACGAGGCAGATGATTTTTGGCACACATCCGTTGGGAAGTTTCGATTCAACATTGAAGACCTTCCAGAGCAACTTCAATACATACACAAACTCCTAAAG GAAATAATGACGATCGAGAAGCCTGATATATTATACTATATGCTGCAATGTTTAAACGTCATGTGCCTGTACGGTGATGCCTTTAATATCGCAGTAAAGGATCATCAAGGTTTCTTCATATGGTGCCAAGAGAATTTACTAATTAAAAA TTTATGGGACCTCCTCAATGCTGAACATTCACACATAGCCCAAGTGACAGTGCCGTTGTTGTTGCACTGTgtcacattgctctgtgggacaGACACCTTCTGGCGTTTAATTCAGGAAGAATTTCACAATTCGGATTGGCGCGTTCGATTCGTAGCAG TGGAAAGGGTTACTCTGATGGCAAGATTCATGGATTCTACTCCACTGAGAAATGTTATGAGCCTCCAAGCTGCTTTGGCAAACGCATTCTGCTATTTGGTCGCCAGCATGGACGACGGGAATGTTTATGTGGCGCAAAGAGCGACTCTGTATCTTGGTACCATTCACGATACAGCTATCAGG tcACTGATCCTCTGTTTGGAGACCCAATTCGATTCTGTGATAGTGGATCGGCCTATGGTACTGCAATCATTGTACCAATTACATAACAGCCTAAGTGACAGACATATTTTGACTTGGGAATTCTTTCTCAATCGTTTCGACGCCCTGTTTCTGGAGGCTCAGATCAATCTCGAGAGATCCGGAGACATACCCTATCTTCGTG ATCTTAGGAACACGGATCTAAACAGCGAGATTTTCATGAAGAAGCTTCACAGAGCACAGGAAGCCTTATCGCAGTCGGACGGAAGTGGAACGAACTCGATAAAGACGCTCAGCGCCAGTTTCGGTACAAAATGGCCCTACAAACGCACAATGTCGGCGCCTGCATCGATGATCCCGCGACAGGACACCAAACAAG AAAAGGAAAAGGTGTACAGCCGGCAATACTCGGCGCCTATCCTGAAACGCAAGAGCTCCAGATTCGGACTGGGTCAGTTGCTGGGGTCCACCCCACCTAATAACAGTATACCAG ATGGACACGTTCATTCTTTGAACATGGTGGACGAAACTAGCGCTCTACCAGGGTATACCCACAAAATCGTGGATCTAGAGGAAGCTGACAAGGAGACCATGCATTTGCTGGTGTTCCTTCTTATGCAATTTCTTTCCAGACAGGATCAG GCCTTTCCAACGGATGAGAAACCTCTATCAAAGACCCAAGGAATCGTTCTACGACATCTGTACCTTCTATTAGGGTACAATCAAACGGAACGTACTTTTCATACTTCGCCTCAACGCTTACG AGTATCCCCTGTGTTCAACGTGTTCATCGCGAATCTCCCTCAACTCCTGGACCAGAACCACGTGATGGGATGGGTAATGACACCCCCTGTATTAGCTATTCTACAACATTGTCCCTGTCCACCGCAAGGGATGCCTCCATCGGATCACCAAGCACCTACCTATAGCCTCTGGTATTTGGAACCCCAAAACAGACGCTCCTGGCTAATGTCCTTGCTTGTCATACTGTACAAG TGTCAATACGGCCAGCAACCATGGTGCAATCAGCTGCAAGTGCTGATCAAGATCGTTTTGAACACCTTGGATACCCAGCACCATCAGTGCAAGAGGATTCCAGCCACTGTGGTGATGGGTGCTCCACCATCTAGATCGCGAG ACGTGTCACAACCGTCTCTGGGTGTAGATCATGAGTTAGTGACGACAGGGGATGTGAACACCGAGAGCACTCCAATGAGGACATCCATGATTTCTGTACACCAACGTAGCCCAGGCCCAATTCACAGTCAAATGGAAACTCACTGGGAAGAAAGCACACCGTCTTGTCGTTACACGAACAAGCATTCCAG CTACTCGATCAATGCGGATGATACGGAGTCCGAGCTGGCTGCAATACCTGAGAGCCCAAAATCTGACAGCACCTTACATGGCAGCAGTGGTGGATCGCTCGGAGAGCTGGAAGAGACCCCGGCCATTGTAACCAGAAGCGTATCGCTACACGGGCCTAGGAGCACCGTCACCACCACTGATATCGTGGCTAGGGTGGACTGGAATAACCAGCAGGTCGCCAAGAAGCCGGACATGGTCGGCAGGCCCACTTGGTTTTTGGGCAGCGAAGATGATGCTCATCAG GGTGTGAAACCCGGGCCACAGAAGAAATGGAGTGTACACGAGGGAGTGAAGATGATGGTAACCAGTACGTTACTAAGTGGTCAAGCTGATCTGCAGAAGTACACTGCTATAACCAGAGCAGTGAGCGAGAAAATGGACAAAACAGTGGCGGAAAAAGGAATTTTGGAAAGAACAATCCCAGAGAAAGCTGCTCAAGAAAAGAACGTCACTGTTCAAATAGCCTTTAATGGAGACACTGCTGCCTCGAAGCCTTTCGGATTGTGCAGTGCCCTTGCCACTACTCTTCCTCATCAAATTCAAAG ATACGGGGAGCATAAGGAGAAGGCACCTGCTGCAGGATCCAGTAATTCAGACTCGCCAACCTCTAAGCAGTTGGGTCGTCAGAAGCGTATCGAACAAAGCGTGACTATGGCATCGCCTGTATCTCCAGGTCAAGTAGTCACGGTTACCAGCAGCGATCAGTCGAGTTCACCAGCTGTTAGCTCGATCTCTTCTCAAATCACCAGCACAGAAAATGGTCAGCACCCTGGCTGGACCGATCCTCCTCATCCTCTAATCGCGCCAACTGTTGAACGTCTATTGCCAATTGGCACCGCGATTCGTTCTACTG GTCCCCGACCCACTCAACGTATTCTGCGTTGCGAGGACACGTATGGCTCGCCAGAATCTCCTCTGTCTAAAATGGACGTGTTAACAGTCA GTTCTTCGTTCGATCAGGATAGCGAGACGTGCGTGTCCAGCGAAATAACTAGTCCTCGAAGCATATCCCAGCTGGAATTCCCCATGCCTGAACGACTGCTACCAGTGGGGCCCCATAGAGATTTCTCTGGCTTGGTAGAGCACGTTCGCCAGGCGCTTGGGGTCCAAGAAATTGAAG ATTCGAATAAATTCGGGAATGGAAACGGTATAAAGACTGACGGCCAAGCACCAGTGAAACAAGACAGTACAACATCTGAGAATCTG TCGGCATCTTTGGTACCAACATCGAACGAGGTGCATTCGAGTAGGTCTGCCAGTCCAAGAAGATTGATCAAGCAGGTCGCACTGGAATCGCCGCCTCCAGTGATAGAATCCTCGGATTATCCTTCAAGAATCTTCGATCTTGATCGGAGATCCAAGATAAAGGATCACGTTCGTATTCAACGAGACAAGCCTCGGAAGGACAGCATCGTTGGGCTAGATGGGCCAATAGCGAGGCGCACAGAATCTTG GTCAGGTCCTCAATTGCAGCCTCATTTCGACGTCGCCTCGCAGCAGGCCTGTCACGCTGATTTTAGCTTGAAACAGAGTCTATTCCGTATAGGAGACGACTGTATCTACGAAAG ATGTTCAGAATGCGGAACCATAAAAGAGGAATACTCTGACGAGGAACTAGGCCTGTGTATCATTAATCTAGGAACATTCATTCATCGTGAGCCATCCTTGGCAGCACCACTCTTGCCAGAGATTCTACGTGTTGTAACAAA GGTGGCACTGAACGCGATGTATCCTTGGCAAAGTGAGACCAACATGCACCTGCCAGGTGGTGCGATCAGTGTAGCACATCAATTCCTTCGTTGTGTTCTTCATCAACTGGCGCCTAACGGAGTCTTCATGCAAATGTTTCAAACGCACTTGAATG AATCTACCAGAATGCAGTTCTTCAAGAGCGTCACTCAGGCACTAGTAGACTTCAACGAACTCAATCCAATTGCACCTCTGCAATTGCTACTCGAG ACCTTGAACACAAAGAAATCTTTACCCGTGGAACGTCTTCCCATAATACTGTACAACATAGCTTGCTACCTGGACTGTCTGCCACTGGAGGCAGGTCTTGGTCCAGGTGCAACAACCTGGAGCGGATTGCTGACACAATTTGATGGTCTATTTCGAAGACTCGTATTAATGCTCTCCTCTATCGAGGACACCACGCCATTATTGAGGATCATGATTTCATTATTGAAGGTTCCAGGGATACAGCAATCGAAG GGCATGCTGGACCCATTCGCTAAAGTGTTAAGCTACGCCATACAAAATTTCACCATTAAGTACAGTTATCTGACTGATTTATGCTATCTCTGTCATCGTGGCTTCACCAGAGACAGAGACAAACACTTCTTCGGACGGACGATCGTGTTCGAGCTGATCCAAGCGATCAAATTCAAGACCACCATACCGGACTCCAATTTTCTGCTGTTGTTGCACTTCGTGCTTCAG GATATCGGAGGATCGTTGCCCAATACGATCGCCTTGGAGAACATCCAAACGGATGTATCACCGATCTACAACACGAACGCATCCGAGTCCCTGAAGAATCAGCTGTCAGACGTGCTCGATTTCTTGGCTGATTTTCACACGTTGAGTAAAGTGAAG AGTTATAGCAAAGGAATGCAAGCTGGTCTGAACGAAGACACTTTGGGTGGATTACTGAAATGTGGTCTGGCGCAATACGTGGCGCTAGAAATTACCAGAGGCAACAATAGGGAGAATAGAGCAGTGGCTAGGTATCTTCCTTGGCTCTACAGCGCCCCATCCATGACGCAACAAGG TGCCCGAGAATACGTGGATTGCATAGGACACATTAGGCTGTTGTCATGGCTGTTGTTAGGCTCCCTCACGCACACGGCCATGTTTGCCAGTAGTAATAATACGCATAGTCACGGCCCATCGATCCCGACAGCGCAACCAATACCGCAGGAAGTGTCCTGCCATGTCGCTGATCACGTGCAGTTTATATTCTCCGGGTTTCCGGAACAATCCAAGGCATCGGTGTTACACATGTCCTCTCTATTTCATGCTTTTATACTTTGTCAG CTGTGGACAATGTATCTGGAAGAATTATCGAAGAACAATCCATCGAACAGTGAAGGACATAACGTCACCATGAATATTTTACTAGAATTCTGGGGAAAAATAACGCCCTGCATATTGCAGTTGGTTGGATATTCGAAAGTT CTGGCAGAAATGGTGAACCTCCATTTTTTAAGTCTACTGGAAGCTTTGCTAGAGTGTGGGTCCATTTTGTTGAGCAAACTGTTGCCACTTTGGAGTCCAATTTTGTACTCGCACCATGCTCAG CTACCAGGACACTTGCAAATGCGTTTGCAAAACTGTCGAGACTTTCCACCGAATAAAATGTCGGAAAACTTTGTCTCATCTCGTCGAGAATCGAATGCTATGCTGTTACGATGGCTACACCGACTGCAATTCAAGATGGGACAAATAGAAATGCAGTCTTCTACGGCCACTCAATtctattcaatttaa